The Macrococcoides canis genome has a window encoding:
- a CDS encoding PBSX family phage terminase large subunit: MLSELYTEKQIQILKDTSKRDWFMLINHGAKRTGKTILNNDLFLRELIRVREVADREGVETPQYILAGATLGTIQKNVLIELTNKYGLEFKFDKYNSFMLFGVQVVQTGHSKVSGIGAIRGMTAYGAYINEASLAHEEVFDEIKSRCSGYGARILVDTNPDHPEHWLLKDYIENTDAKAGILSYQFKLDDNTFLNERYKQSIKASTPSGMFYERNINGMWVSGDGVVYSDFDLDQNTITTDDLNEIPMKEYFAGVDWGYEHYGSIVVIARDFHDNFYLIEEHAYQFKFIDDWVDIALDIKNRYGNINFYCDTARPEYLTEFRKNKIRAINADKNKLSGIEEVAKLFKLNRFFVLYEKMDRFKQEVFKYVWHKTSGEPIKEFDDVLDSIRYAIYTHTKPERMKRKR, translated from the coding sequence ATGCTGAGTGAACTATACACTGAGAAACAGATTCAGATATTAAAAGACACATCTAAGCGTGACTGGTTCATGTTGATTAATCATGGTGCTAAGCGTACAGGTAAAACGATACTCAATAATGACTTATTCTTACGTGAGTTGATACGTGTGAGGGAAGTAGCAGACAGAGAGGGTGTAGAAACACCTCAGTATATTCTTGCAGGTGCAACGCTAGGAACGATACAGAAGAACGTGCTTATAGAACTTACAAATAAATATGGATTAGAATTCAAGTTTGATAAATACAATTCATTCATGTTGTTCGGTGTTCAAGTCGTGCAGACAGGGCATTCTAAAGTGAGTGGCATTGGTGCGATTCGTGGTATGACTGCTTATGGTGCTTATATCAACGAAGCATCACTCGCACACGAAGAAGTGTTCGACGAGATTAAATCACGTTGCAGTGGCTATGGTGCAAGAATATTAGTTGATACGAACCCCGACCACCCCGAACATTGGTTATTGAAAGATTACATTGAGAATACAGATGCTAAAGCAGGTATACTTAGTTATCAATTTAAACTCGATGATAACACTTTTTTAAATGAACGATATAAACAGTCAATTAAAGCGAGTACGCCATCAGGCATGTTTTATGAACGTAATATCAATGGTATGTGGGTATCAGGCGACGGTGTCGTATATTCTGACTTTGATTTAGATCAGAACACAATTACTACTGATGATCTAAACGAGATACCGATGAAGGAATATTTTGCAGGTGTCGACTGGGGATACGAACATTATGGCTCAATTGTAGTTATTGCAAGAGATTTTCATGATAACTTTTATCTGATTGAAGAGCACGCGTATCAATTCAAGTTTATTGATGATTGGGTAGATATCGCACTTGATATTAAGAATAGATATGGAAACATTAATTTTTACTGCGATACTGCACGACCAGAATACCTAACAGAATTCAGAAAGAATAAAATAAGAGCAATTAATGCTGATAAGAATAAGTTATCAGGTATAGAAGAAGTGGCTAAGTTGTTTAAACTTAATCGCTTTTTTGTTTTGTACGAAAAAATGGATAGGTTTAAACAGGAAGTATTTAAGTATGTTTGGCACAAGACGAGTGGCGAGCCTATCAAAGAGTTTGACGATGTACTCGATAGTATACGTTACGCAATTTACACGCACACTAAGCCAGAAAGGATGAAGCGCAAACGATGA
- a CDS encoding terminase small subunit, with protein MKMKLTEKQKRFADEYIRTANIFQSAINAGYSESYARTHSHKLLDNVSIKVYINARLKELERKTIMTLEETLEHITSTARGEIPEHIVITGEKGMQSIEEIPTQPNTRLKAALEMMKRYDAAEMDELKKEELRKKLANDQSTEDKIANLMNKLDVSINAE; from the coding sequence ATGAAGATGAAACTAACAGAGAAACAGAAACGATTTGCGGATGAATATATAAGAACAGCGAATATATTTCAATCAGCAATAAACGCGGGATATAGTGAAAGTTATGCAAGAACACACTCACACAAATTATTAGATAATGTCAGTATAAAAGTCTATATTAACGCACGTTTGAAGGAATTAGAGCGTAAAACAATCATGACATTAGAAGAAACGCTTGAACATATAACCTCAACAGCGCGCGGAGAGATACCTGAACATATCGTCATCACAGGAGAGAAAGGTATGCAATCAATTGAGGAGATACCTACTCAGCCGAATACAAGATTAAAAGCAGCACTTGAAATGATGAAGCGATATGATGCAGCCGAGATGGACGAACTTAAAAAAGAGGAATTGCGTAAAAAACTCGCTAACGATCAATCAACTGAAGATAAGATTGCTAACCTCATGAATAAACTGGATGTGAGTATCAATGCTGAGTGA
- a CDS encoding transcriptional regulator: MRKSTINYLESELRDYPNYEKHIAQLRNEILNPWTPTDENIGGGRSNTNVSTVERTVTRLTTDKRLLQLDRMMNAIKRVYNESTEQQKEFMQLYYFQKQRKYTVLGIADNLCISKTVLYEYKKDVLKRLADELGMMY; encoded by the coding sequence ATGCGAAAGTCAACGATCAATTATTTAGAATCAGAGTTACGTGATTATCCAAACTACGAAAAACATATCGCTCAACTTAGAAATGAGATACTCAATCCCTGGACACCTACAGATGAAAATATTGGCGGTGGCAGAAGTAACACGAATGTATCTACAGTAGAACGAACAGTCACAAGACTAACGACTGATAAGCGATTACTCCAATTAGACAGAATGATGAACGCTATTAAACGAGTATATAACGAGAGTACGGAGCAACAAAAAGAATTCATGCAATTATATTACTTTCAAAAACAACGTAAGTATACGGTGTTAGGAATAGCAGATAACCTATGTATTAGTAAAACTGTATTATATGAGTATAAGAAGGATGTTTTGAAACGATTAGCTGACGAATTGGGGATGATGTATTGA